A genomic window from Deltaproteobacteria bacterium includes:
- the dbpA gene encoding ATP-dependent RNA helicase DbpA, giving the protein MTTETVSPVTARGFQRLNLSPAMSAVLEELGYEQPTPIQAKSIPLLLAGRDLVAQAQTGSGKTLAFSLPILERIRIEGRFLQAMILCPTRELCTQVAREIRKLGRRLPGLQVMILSGGQPARSQLLPLEKGVHIIVGTPGRVLDHLRRGSLNPWRLRCIVLDEADRMLDMGFEEDMEQIFATLPKVKQTVFFSATYPQTIAAMSEARQSDPVRISISQGTPTVAAPEVKQELYEIPAGRKWQALQALLNRETVNAAIVFCNQKATAGEIAQNLKDAGFSADALHGDLLQPDRDRVLAKFRNQSIRVLVATDVAARGIDVADLDLVCNFDLPVKPETYIHRIGRTGRAGKKGHAVSLVNPSETHKVEAIEALVGRTIPRLKLDSKESPRPAALATASMVTLYISGGRKAKVRPGDILGALTGEAGGLSGSAIGKIEIHDYFSYVAIQKDIAEKALASLRCGSIKGRKFNVELVR; this is encoded by the coding sequence ATGACTACCGAAACCGTCTCGCCCGTTACGGCACGAGGATTCCAACGCTTGAATTTATCGCCGGCAATGAGTGCAGTTCTCGAGGAATTAGGTTACGAGCAACCAACTCCGATTCAAGCTAAAAGTATCCCTCTGCTTCTTGCCGGGCGCGACCTTGTAGCTCAAGCCCAGACCGGCAGTGGCAAAACACTCGCCTTCTCCTTACCAATTCTGGAGAGAATACGGATCGAGGGCCGTTTCCTTCAAGCTATGATCCTTTGCCCGACGAGGGAGCTTTGCACCCAGGTCGCACGGGAGATCCGTAAGCTTGGCCGCCGCCTTCCGGGGCTGCAGGTGATGATCCTCTCAGGTGGGCAACCCGCAAGATCACAATTACTGCCGTTGGAAAAAGGCGTCCATATCATAGTCGGGACTCCGGGTCGCGTATTGGACCATTTACGGCGGGGCAGTCTGAATCCTTGGCGCCTGCGCTGTATCGTCTTGGACGAAGCAGATAGGATGCTCGACATGGGATTTGAGGAAGATATGGAGCAAATCTTCGCCACCCTACCCAAAGTTAAGCAGACCGTTTTCTTTTCCGCCACTTACCCGCAAACCATCGCAGCCATGAGCGAAGCACGTCAGTCAGACCCCGTACGCATCTCGATTAGCCAAGGCACCCCAACCGTCGCTGCCCCTGAAGTGAAGCAAGAGCTTTACGAGATCCCTGCAGGTCGTAAATGGCAGGCACTCCAAGCACTACTCAACCGTGAGACAGTCAACGCGGCGATTGTTTTCTGCAACCAGAAAGCAACCGCTGGAGAGATTGCACAAAATCTTAAGGACGCAGGGTTCAGTGCGGATGCGCTTCATGGCGATCTCCTGCAACCCGACCGCGACCGTGTGCTAGCCAAGTTTCGCAACCAAAGTATTCGCGTTTTGGTTGCCACTGATGTGGCTGCCCGTGGTATCGACGTAGCCGACTTAGATTTGGTGTGCAACTTCGACCTACCCGTGAAACCCGAGACCTACATCCATCGGATCGGACGTACAGGTCGCGCTGGCAAAAAAGGCCATGCCGTTTCTTTGGTCAACCCCAGTGAAACTCACAAAGTTGAAGCTATCGAAGCTCTCGTGGGGCGAACGATCCCACGGTTGAAATTGGACTCGAAAGAGTCCCCTCGCCCAGCAGCATTGGCAACAGCTTCGATGGTCACGCTTTATATCTCTGGCGGTCGGAAAGCCAAGGTACGTCCGGGCGATATCCTTGGCGCATTAACGGGCGAGGCCGGGGGACTCAGTGGCTCTGCCATCGGCAAAATTGAAATTCATGATTATTTTTCGTATGTTGCCATCCAGAAAGACATAGCGGAGAAGGCCCTGGCAAGCCTGCGATGCGGCAGTATTAAAGGGCGTAAGTTCAATGTAGAACTCGTCCGCTAA
- the hflX gene encoding GTPase HflX — translation MTQSTAQKPKTPVILASVQLPAVTDAEHQASVDELERLCSTLGLVTVGRVSQKRKTLATGTILGEGKLRELATWTGGSGVVRGFRKGGDDDDATDDIAAASYASDDDDSSDDHDQLADLVVFDCEMTPTQLRNLEEATGVEVLDRSGVILEIFSRHARSREARLQVEIAKLAYMAPRLRESHVGGDRQGGGIGAKGAGESAHELDRRRVRDRIAELRQQLESIRHEQATRRAHRQEAPCVALVGYTNAGKSSLMRALTGSEVLVENKLFATLDTTVRALQPESVPRILISDTVGFIKKLPHDLVASFRSTLDEALSASLLLFTVDASDANFRSQIEVTRQVLEEIGATNTASRLILNKCDQITEDQRAALASEFPTAIFISTRRPDDVRRIREIILSYFERDMSDREILIPYGKGKVLGMIRERARVIGESYENEGTKISVRAESSVFDWIEKQLNDK, via the coding sequence ATGACCCAATCTACAGCCCAAAAACCAAAGACCCCCGTGATACTCGCATCAGTGCAGTTACCGGCAGTCACGGACGCTGAACATCAGGCTTCCGTTGATGAGCTGGAAAGACTTTGCTCGACCTTGGGCTTGGTAACCGTCGGTCGGGTGTCACAAAAGCGCAAAACTTTAGCTACCGGCACCATTTTAGGCGAAGGTAAACTTCGTGAACTCGCTACCTGGACTGGCGGCTCCGGTGTGGTGCGCGGTTTCCGCAAAGGCGGCGACGATGACGACGCCACTGATGACATTGCCGCCGCTAGCTACGCCAGCGATGACGATGACTCCTCTGACGACCATGATCAACTAGCTGACCTAGTCGTATTTGACTGTGAGATGACTCCTACCCAGCTCCGCAACCTAGAGGAAGCAACTGGCGTCGAGGTACTTGATCGCAGCGGTGTCATTTTAGAGATTTTTAGTCGCCACGCCCGCAGTCGCGAAGCTCGACTTCAGGTCGAAATTGCCAAGCTTGCTTATATGGCGCCGCGCCTACGCGAATCCCACGTAGGTGGCGACCGACAGGGCGGTGGCATCGGTGCCAAAGGCGCCGGCGAAAGCGCGCATGAACTCGACCGTCGCCGCGTCCGCGACCGCATAGCAGAGCTACGCCAGCAGCTCGAATCCATTCGCCACGAGCAAGCCACTAGGCGCGCGCATCGCCAAGAAGCACCATGTGTGGCTCTAGTTGGCTACACCAATGCCGGCAAATCCTCATTGATGCGCGCCCTTACCGGCAGCGAAGTCCTAGTGGAAAATAAATTATTTGCCACTCTTGATACTACCGTGCGAGCACTCCAGCCTGAGTCAGTTCCGCGCATTTTGATTTCTGACACAGTAGGTTTCATCAAGAAACTACCGCATGACTTAGTGGCATCCTTTCGCTCGACTCTGGACGAGGCCTTATCGGCATCCCTACTGCTCTTTACTGTTGATGCATCTGATGCAAACTTCAGATCCCAAATTGAAGTCACACGGCAAGTCTTGGAAGAAATTGGAGCAACAAATACAGCTAGTCGACTTATATTGAATAAATGTGATCAAATCACAGAGGACCAGAGAGCTGCCTTAGCTAGCGAATTCCCAACTGCTATTTTCATCTCCACACGCAGACCAGATGACGTCAGGCGCATCCGCGAGATTATTCTCAGTTACTTCGAACGGGACATGTCAGATCGCGAGATACTCATCCCATACGGCAAAGGCAAGGTCCTTGGCATGATCCGTGAGCGCGCTCGTGTGATTGGGGAATCCTATGAAAACGAAGGCACAAAGATATCAGTTCGGGCGGAAAGTTCGGTTTTTGACTGGATCGAAAAGCAACTAAACGACAAGTAG
- a CDS encoding SAM-dependent methyltransferase → MAVLITAKENTALLNKKNAGGGMVEISLNLDQTKTPVTVGSECWTVGAFDYPYPEVCKNNTIYMWDGDDFAPVARFTNSLIKLVPTSWGPPTFQIDGIKMLPTAHTCPFADAERKVGLIAPRGKIILDTCGGLGYFAAHCVKSGAKKILSTEKNADVMWLREVNPWSPKAGGSLDLRHGDIALDITKMPSGWFDAALHDPPRFGIAGELYSQVFYDHLARVLKPKGLLFHYTGSPNKLTSGRDVPQEVSQRLQRAGFNTRLEGDGVFASKK, encoded by the coding sequence ATGGCCGTACTCATTACTGCAAAAGAAAATACCGCACTTTTAAATAAGAAAAATGCGGGGGGTGGCATGGTTGAGATATCTCTCAACCTTGATCAGACGAAGACCCCTGTCACCGTAGGGTCAGAGTGCTGGACAGTTGGTGCTTTTGATTACCCTTATCCTGAGGTCTGTAAAAACAACACTATTTACATGTGGGATGGTGACGACTTTGCTCCGGTGGCGCGGTTTACCAACTCCCTTATTAAACTTGTGCCCACATCTTGGGGACCCCCAACATTCCAAATTGATGGCATCAAAATGCTCCCCACGGCGCACACCTGCCCTTTTGCGGACGCTGAACGTAAGGTTGGGCTTATCGCCCCCCGTGGCAAAATTATACTGGACACCTGCGGTGGCCTTGGATACTTCGCCGCTCATTGTGTGAAGAGCGGCGCCAAGAAAATTCTCTCAACTGAAAAAAATGCTGATGTGATGTGGCTACGCGAAGTCAATCCTTGGTCGCCAAAGGCCGGTGGATCCCTCGATCTCAGACACGGTGATATCGCTTTAGATATAACAAAAATGCCAAGTGGATGGTTCGATGCAGCGTTGCATGATCCACCTCGATTTGGCATCGCGGGTGAACTTTACTCGCAGGTATTCTACGACCACCTCGCCAGAGTGCTCAAACCTAAAGGACTTTTATTTCATTATACAGGCTCGCCTAACAAACTTACCAGTGGGCGTGACGTGCCGCAAGAAGTGTCGCAGCGACTGCAGCGCGCTGGTTTCAACACGCGCCTTGAAGGCGACGGCGTGTTT